The nucleotide sequence taaattcagaaattcatcaaagaccaaatggatacaagatcgagactttgggaagacttttgatcataggaaacaaatgtaagatgaatgcatggatgcacttaggattttcataccgtttcatgcatcttagaaaactcggtttatcctttaaaacttacatttcattaaaacccaagttttatcaaatgtaccttaggcaaaacgttttaaaattggcatattaattcacttaaaaaccttgcctaagtgttagaaaagaaaggaatggaaaaatataggttttcggggccaaaaggctgaaCCGATCAAGGCtctggccaaccggctcaatcggttggggaaccggtcgaccagttGCCCTTgttcggtcgaggtccggtcgaggagtgccaaaaacactctctcttaTCCAATAGCTTCCTCTTCCCAGTTGAGGATCACCCATTTCCGGTCGACCTCTGGTCGAGGCAATGGTAACTTGTTAAACATTAAAtgttccaacggctagtgaatcggtcgacccctagctcgaccggttgaggctaccttttgttgtttttggctctcgagcttagaaacctataaattgaaagctccacttcatttatgaataagagaacacttgcaatcaattgtctacctacctattcttgaccaaaaagctctcatttctttcttagtgcattaaatcatcacttgcatatcctttagtgaacccttgtgagtcatcctagctttgtcttatatttgagctatctttaagctaggttgagagattcattcttgttaaaaactgagtgttaaagccttcaagagatTTGAATCTtaaagagattgtgtaagaacCCATTGGAGCCGagatccaagtgtaagaagattggaagcttggttgaagcttcaagttaatggaaccctcacttggttaggagattgagaagagtggacgtaggtaaggaagtgtcgaaccactataaaaccctagtttgaattctctaactctatctttttatttttattaatattgtacttgaacttgttgtgtttgaaaagatttttaaaaacccaattcaccctccctccccccctccccccttttgggtgtttttcttaattaagcacAACCTTTATTTTTTCACTCCCAAATTAAACAACCAAATTGCACAtgtaatatatcaatttgaagtTTGTGACAAGAGGAACAAAAGCCCTAAGGTTTcacaatcaaaaaaaaaaaccatacacAGTCATGGATTATAGATTCGACtccgaaaataaaataaaataagaaaccaaaaattttattttcgattTCCAATTGTAGATCCTAAATCATGTAAATCTGGTTCTAATACCATATGTagaatatttacataatcacataaattaatcatacatgattaaagaATACTAACAATAGAAAATCACAATAAAGAACATACATGTTTGAGCCATCGCAAAAAAACAGGTGATTGATTGTTGCAACCAAGTCTTCCTCTCTATGATTTTGATAACAACTATGGTGGCTCTATGGGAGAACAGAAAATACCAtttttatctagattagagAGGGGACTTAGCATAACTCAATATTGGGTTCTCATTGGCCCCTCCCATAATGGGTTTCAATGAGACCCATAGCCTACACTTGCCACTCAATTGAgcttctactcaaaagatgcaaaacctaatccaaaatgtgatcactagttaattgggctcattatacaatagactatccattaacctgtttttgtaaatataaattatttaattaatgttagcccatataaaaaattttccaacagtGACATCACATAGCGTCATTAGgataaaaaatcacaaaactAAATTCTCTAATCATGACTTCCAGAAGTGGCTACCTCCAGAATTCTCTAAGCATTATGCCAAACTCCTCCTTGCTGTAAAGTCTGCAGGTTGATCATGGTAGCCATGCAGTAATCGACAATGGAGAAACATTACAACCAAAACTTCTAACCACATTCCTCAGCTAGTATAATTAAGGCGGGTTGATCCAGAATAATTCCTATAGTTGTGGATCCAAAACTCTCTGAATATTCAAATCGAATGAGTCTTCAGCTACCACACTGTAGCTTCTTTAACATCTTCCTTCTGTCTTAGTCCCTTGTTCAAACGGCTACTGGGAATCCTGGTACAGTTGTTCCTATATATATTTGAGGAACCTTTGGTTCCAAATTAACATGGATTAAGTAGCTgtataggaaagaaaataaaccatTAGAAAAAGACTTAAGAGGTCACGAGCTCACCCAACAGCTTTGGATGATCCAACCAAAATGGCACTCTATCAGTGACCAAACTGCGCCATTTACTCATTTATATTCTCTCATCGCCATGACTCGAATATTAGGATTTAAtggagttttaaaaacaaaaaaaatcgtATTCTAATTTATAATTGTGAAACATATTTTTGTGTGCTAAAAGCCCTTTTTATAGTCTTCTGATTTCATTCCTGTCTAATCAAATGCAAAGTTATAATTGGGCATTGATTGACTAGATTTGCCTTCTTACTCATGGATGGAAGGGCTTTCTTCCTTGTCAAATAGGGAATCTagaaattgttcttgaaaaataaaaactattatagAATGTTTTTACCCATTTGCCCATGGCCATGGCCATGCCCATGCCCACTCATCACTTCATTCTCTCCCAAACATCCCAAACTACCACTGAACACCAAGTGTTTGTGTTAATGCTTGACCGGTGAAAACTGTTTTATGGTTGGATCCAAAATGGTGTTTTGCTTCTGATAGTAAAAGTGATTTGTTTGTATTCCCTTATCAGACGTGCTGTTTAGTTTGATCTATTCTTTAGTCATGGACCACGTTGCTAGAATTGTTGAACGTGGGTTACTTTCGGTTCTGATTGAGTCATCTTTTGTAAGGCTATTTATAAGCTAGTAAGTTATTTATTCAATCAATAAGATATTCtcgattttcttgtttttcaataCACAGATTTCTTAACAATGTGCCTGTTTCATCTGTTCTGGATGTTCCATACCAATACCTTTTGGGGTATTTTGAGGATTGAACCATTCAGGGTGTCTTCAAAAGGGCCCTTACAAAAGGTGCTTTTGATAATCTTTTTTAAGTGAATTATAAGCATCTAAGGATGAAATCAACATCTATTAGTCCACAAACATTATTGGCCTATACAGCCTTGAAGTTGTGGACGAGAAAAGAACCCAAAAGAACTGATCACCGACTCAACACCCAACTGagaaaaggaattaaaaacacCAGACAACGACAACCACGATGGAGTATGATTCACATGATGGTGCATATCGGATTTTCTTCAATAACGATTTCACAGCGGCAACCATAGCTTCTGTCACAGCGACACCCACTTGGAAAGATGAATGCTAAATACACTGGCGGTGGAGGTGGCGTAGTAGGTGGCGGTGTAGGTGGCGGTGTAGGTGGCGGTGTAGGTGGTATAACCTCGATACTCTTGATGGTATCGCCACCTTTGCAGATAAGCTTCGTTCTGATTTTCTCAGGGCAGCAGCATACTACTTTGATTATCACGGTGTCGTCCTTCTCATTGAAAGTCTGATCTCGTATTTCTCTTGTTCATAAAATTCAAcaccaaa is from Vitis riparia cultivar Riparia Gloire de Montpellier isolate 1030 chromosome 10, EGFV_Vit.rip_1.0, whole genome shotgun sequence and encodes:
- the LOC117923001 gene encoding protein PYRICULARIA ORYZAE RESISTANCE 21-like isoform X3, with the protein product MAEVTKMKLKVVNLGCKPCYKKIKKLLCKFPEIRDQTFNEKDDTVIIKVVCCCPEKIRTKLICKGGDTIKSIEVIPPTPPPTPPPTPPPTTPPPPPVYLAFIFPSGCRCDRSYGCRCEIVIEENPICTIM